Proteins from a single region of Dictyostelium discoideum AX4 chromosome 5 chromosome, whole genome shotgun sequence:
- the rpl35 gene encoding S60 ribosomal protein L35, with protein sequence MAEKTKAFELRTKNKTQLLEHLKELRTELSSLRVAQVKSPNPSKLAKIGTVRKAIARVLTVFNQTQKNHLRAVYSKKSSSKIPTDLRYKKTRAIRRRLTNKQSKVVTLRVSKTATNFPQRVFAVKA encoded by the exons ATGG ccGAAAAAACTAAAGCTTTTGAACTCAGAACCAAAAACAAGACTCAATTACTTGAACACCTCAAGGAACTCAGAACTGAGCTCTCAAGTTTAAGAGTTGCCCAAGTTAAATCACCAAACCCAAGCAAATTAGCCAAAATCGGTACCGTCCGTAAAGCTATTGCCCGTGTTTTAACTGTTTTCAACCAAACTCAAAAGAACCATCTCCGTGCTGTCTATTCTAAAAAATCATCAAGCAAGATCCCAACTGATCTCCGTTACAAAAAGACTAGAGCCATCAGAAGACGTCTCACCAACAAACAATCTAAAGTTGTCACCTTAAGAGTTTCCAAAACTGCCACCAACTTCCCACAAAGAGTTTTCGCTGTTAAAGCCTAA
- a CDS encoding hypothetical protein (Ubiquitin-conjugating enzyme protein UbcC (EC 6.3.2.19) (Ubiquitin- conjugating enzyme E2) (Ubiquitin-protein ligase) (Ubiquitin carrier protein)), translated as MNTLLSNKLNSPMFSPSMRPPTDEPPPSPLYSSYSSTSSTSPSISSISHNNNNNNTINPKGPKDTCYEGGVFQLLLTFPKDYPMSPPSLRFLSDFWHPNVYIREGRVCISILHPPGDDILSGELPEERWLPTQSVTTIILSLMSILSDPNCSSPANVDASVEWRTDKEQYKKRCLKLVEKANRLKPSHIVIPHPDTNPDEHRRYVEKIKRQNQVVDSDYFQYSDREYDEEDDDDEDDDNEDNNINNNNNNNEDDDEDGEDDEDDNNSDVASEEVVSSVEKSNNTNDSNSNNNNDNNNNNNNNTSNNNNNNNNNNNNNNNNNNDTSIGRSSISDIIISDSPQTQTKNQISNTTDETPQTTTTTTTTTTTTTTTTTASSDNNNNNNNDQNGTPTVQNSDSTTPPLPVNNNNDNTQTTVVANLESNNTTINIDNNNNNNNNNNNNNNNNNNNNNNNNNINNNNNNNNNNNNNNNNNNNNNNNNNNNNNNNNNNNNNNNNNNNVPPTTSRKKKKSKKCNLM; from the exons ATGAATACTTTATTAtcaaacaaattaaattcacCAATGTTTTCACCATCAATGCGTCCACCAACTGATGAACctccaccatcaccattataCTCATCTTATTCGTCCACATCATCCACTTCACCTTCTATTTCTTCAATAagtcataataataataataataatacaatcaaTCCTA aAGGACCAAAAGATACATGTTATGAGGGAGGAGTATTTCagttattattaacatttcCAAAAGATTATCCAATgtcaccaccatcattaaGATTTCTTTCAGATTTTTGGCATCCAAATGTATACATTAGAGAAGGTAGAGTATGTATAAGTATACTTCACCCACCAGGTGATGATATTTTGAGTGGCGAGTTACCCGAAGAAAGATGGCTGCCAACTCAGAGTGTTACAACCATTATCCTAAGTTTAATGTCAATTCTATCAGATCCAAATTGTTCATCACCTGCAAATGTTGATGCTTCTGTAGAGTGGAGAACAGATAAAGagcaatataaaaaaagatgtttAAAATTGGTTGAAAAAGCAAATAGATTAAAACCATCCCATATTGTAATTCCACATCCAGATACAAATCCAGATGAACATAGAAGATATGTagagaaaattaaaagacAAAATCAAGTTGTTGATAGcgattattttcaatattctGATAGAGAatatgatgaagaagatgatgatgatgaggatgatgataatgaagataacaatattaataataataacaataataatgaagatgatgatgaagatggtgaagatgatgaagatgataataatagtgatgtAGCAAGTGAGGAAGTTGTTTCATCAGTTGAAAAAAGCAATAACACCaatgatagtaatagtaacaataataatgataataataataataataataacaatactagtaataataataataataataataataataataataataataataataataataatgatacatCAATTGGTAGATCGTCTATATCtgatattataatttctGATTCACCCCAAACTCAAACAAAGaatcaaatttcaaatacaaCTGATGAAACACCACAAactaccacaacaacaacaacaacaacaacaacaacaactaccaccaccacagcTTCttctgataataataataacaataataatgatcaaAATGGGACCCCAACTGTCCAAAATTCTGATAGTACCACACCTCCTTTACCTGTAAATAACAACAATGATAACACACAAACAACAGTGGTTGCCAATTTAGAAAGTAATAATACcacaattaatattgataataacaacaataataataataataataataacaataataataacaataataataataataataataataataacattaacaataacaataataataataataataataataataataataataataataataataataataataataataataataataataataataataataataataataataataataataataataataatgtcccaccaacaacaagtagaaaaaagaaaaagtcaAAGAAATGTAATTTGatgtaa
- the arcE gene encoding actin related protein 2/3 complex, 16 kDa subunit, with protein MNYEDDNVESGQAGKSDAEYKADIANREKEVTKALNAGKPQDALNVALADPPIYTKTGAIKDQNATIVLNLLGSFKDKDVETSVETLNDDQLDILMKYVYRGLATGENSPIFFKWHECVLKKGGAGTIIRVISEKKTV; from the exons ATGAATTACGAAGACGACAACGTTGAATCAGGACAAGCTGGTAAATCAGATGCTGAATACAAAGCAGATATTGCCAATAGAGAAAAAGAAGTAACCAAAGCATTAAATGc tggTAAACCACAAGATGCTTTAAATGTAGCCTTAGCTGATCCACCAATTTACACTAAAACAGGTGCAATCAAG GATCAAAATGCAACCATTGTCCTCAATCTTTTAGGTAgttttaaagataaagatgtTGAAACATCAGTCGAAACACTCAACGATGACCAACTCgatattttaatgaaatatgTCTACCGTGGTCTTGCTACCGGTGAAAATTCACCAATCTTTTTCAAATGGCACGAATGTGTCCTCAAGAAGGGTGGTGCTGGTACAATCATTAGAGTTATCTCTGAAAAGAAAACTGTTTAA
- the nola3 gene encoding H/ACA RNP complex subunit 3 — protein MHLMYYNDKDGQRVYTLKKESPNHEATYSAHPARFSVDDKYSRERIALKKRFGLLLTQQPPLEF, from the exons atGCATTTAATGTACTATAACGACAAAGATGGCCAAAGAGTCTACACTTTAAAGAAAGAATCACCAAATCACGAAGCAACCTACTCTGCTCATCCAG CTCGTTTTTCAGTAGATGATAAATATTCAAGAGAAAGAATTGCATTAAAGAAGAgatttggtttattattaactcaacaaccaccattagaattttaa
- the kif13 gene encoding kinesin family member 13 has protein sequence MITGLSIHNQINKKNEPVKKEQNIQAFVRVRPFSVYELNQGVTTVPIRVSDSSKEVLCEYKGTTRQYKFDHVFDQDSIQSEVFNIAVKPICDEVLLGFNGTIFVYGQTGTGKTHTMEGKHGSNEDMGIIPRTINYLFQCLEQSGADYNIRASHLEIYKEEIFDLLACNGNENLNKPLGMFDTQKGFKIPELEEIVVNDRQSILNVLAKSCKRRQTAETQYNKQSSRSHCIFSITVHVKETSVGGEDLIKIGKLNLVDLAGSENAEKSGNNDRLREAALINKSLLTLGKVITDLTNNEKHIPYRSSQLTKILQDSLGGKTKTSIIATVSPSLVNLEETINTLEYALKAKNIKNTPQINQRMSKNSLLKEQSSEIAHLKQLLQAAYDKNGVYLTIDVYEQMKRELEEKCSQQSITEHKMEAQRHEISSMRKSFDEQTMLFEEAMNELESSKKQQQEKQKFIDQFISQDTMLRSNLGSAVQDLSKLHEKLDTMKSTERENQKSIIDSKSILSKRLTDLNQMLVSKLQMGQNELLESLSVQLKVVHDQQTKSNQLIGKRINNLSQLIDSSVLQIQQLNNDDKQQTQPLLKLNKESNDLFMKLDKTIQQLSDQIKIILSDFSLPFFNSNNNNSNNGDEIIDDSLINNCFKLINDHVNKSDLIVSQQNKLIQEFSESMSQWMLHQSQYIIEQRDYQKQLKEKQILNNTQWEKKLLSKLGQVIQQFSKNFTDSTSVYYDTMDNNLQHFEKQFNSINNHSRQQVESLSNNLQQSSTLSHQFESTVKSVLNDHHANNKKVDPKLIESIEKAKKRINQLTDGCIDLSQRQRQCTNQFNEAFTDFTFGIQSQKDILDRVIIEKNQVHEILPLIEKSKSTFKENIDTLIHSLDSRKSIIQSSTNECSNQLNSLISSIPSYLDSAIKVTSKSGETPSKKHFDIPSPISTSSSSSSSSSISSIHSNAGGKENNHQSINNSIKSNNFDGSKSINCDNMKIDTPQKSSTIPITPKSLKLNLNSTPKSVSKNLKSSQQQQPLIVPSSNQLTLSAKKLSNKEYQRLQQQQQQQQQEQQQQQSAKKKKLAIEKQLMITTSPTLSLVNESPFSSPKLSKQKILQDQIQPPQPPSILSQLNSTPISFLQPQQPQQQPPSFFNNLNGSFNRGNNSIDFSLLDDDSDSDNSDDDVRSLLSSNKKSSRASKNAVVSKKVGLTPSRKLKGVNSSANQSLNVKKSKPILTSLSKKQNISTPIIHSSKPSIFGGGSTISSKLKSLKQQTPLK, from the exons atgataactGGTTTATCAATtcataatcaaattaataaaaagaatgaacCAGTTAAAAAGGAACAAAATATTCAAGCATTTGTAAGGGTTCGTCCATTTTCAGTATATGAATTGAATCAAGGTGTTACAACAGTTCCAATTAGGGTATCAGATTCTTCAAAAGAAGTATTGTGTGAATATAAAGGTACAACTAGACAATATAAATTCGATCATGTTTTTGATCAAG attCAATTCAAAGTGAAGTATTTAATATAGCAGTAAAACCAATTTGTGATGAAGTTTTATTGGGATTTAATGGAACAATTTTTGTATATGGTCAAACAGGAACag gtaaaacaCATACAATGGAAGGTAAACATGGATCAAATGAGGATATGGGTATTATACCAAGAACAATTAATTACTTATTTCAATGTCTTGAACAATCTGGAGCAGATTATAATATAAGAGCATCACATTTAGAGATTTATAAAGAGGAGATTTTCGATTTATTAGCAtgtaatggtaatgaaaatttaaataaaccatTAGGAATGTTTG ataCACAAAAAGGATTTAAAATACCAGAATTAGAAGAAATTGTTGTAAATGATAGACAATCAATATTGAATGTATTAGCAAAATCATGTAAGAGAAGACAAACAGCTGAAACAcaatataataaacaatCTAGTAGATCACATTgtatattttcaataacGGTTCATGTTAAAGAGACATCAGTTGGTGGGGAGGATTTAATAAAGATTGGTAAATTGAATTTAGTGGATTTAGCAGGTAGTGAAAATGCAGAGAAATCAGGTAACAACGATAGATTGAGAGAGGCAGCATTAATCAATAAGAGTTTATTAACATTGGGAAAAGTTATAACGGATTTAACAAACAATGAGAAACATATACCCTATAGATCATCGCAATTGACAAAAATCCTTCAAGATTCGTTAGGTGGTAAAACTAAAACATCAATTATTGCAACGGTTTCTCCATCGTTGGTGAATTTGGAAGAGACTATCAATACATTGGAATATGCATTGAAAGCAAAGAATATTAAAAACACACCACAAATCAATCAACGTATGTCAAAGAATTCGTTGTTGAAAGAGCAGTCATCAGAGATTGCTCATTTGAAGCAATTACTTCAAGCTGCATACGACAAGAATGGTGTTTACCTCACCATTGATGTTTACGAACAAATGAAGAGAGAACTCGAGGAGAAATGCTCACAACAATCAATCACAGAGCATAAGATGGAGGCTCAACGTCACGAAATCTCTTCAATGAGAAAATCATTTGATGAGCAAACAATGTTGTTTGAAGAGGCTATGAATGAATTGGAGAGTTCaaagaaacaacaacaagagaaACAAAAATTCATTGATCAATTTATTTCACAGGATACAATGTTACGTTCAAATTTGGGTAGTGCAGTACAGGATTTATCGAAATTGCATGAGAAATTGGATACGATGAAATCAACGGAACGAGAGaatcaaaaatcaattatcgattcaaaatcaatactTTCCAAACGTTTAACcgatttaaatcaaatgttgGTTTCGAAATTACAAATGGGTCAAAATGAACTATTGGAATCATTGAGTGTACAATTAAAGGTAGTTCATGACCAACAAActaaatcaaatcaattaattggtaAACGTATTAATAACTTATCACAATTGATTGATTCATCTGTtctacaaattcaacaattaaataatgatgataaacaacaaacacaaccattattaaaattaaataaagaatcaaATGATCTCTTTATGAAATTAGATAAAacaattcaacaattatcTGATCAAATTAAGATTATATTATCTGATTTTTCAttaccattttttaatagtaataataataatagtaataatggtgatgaaataattgatgatagtttaattaataattgttttaaattaataaatgatcaTGTTAATAAATCTGATTTAATAGTAtcacaacaaaataaattaattcaagaATTTTCAGAATCAATGTCACAATGGATGTTACATCAATCACAATATATCATTGAACAAAGAGATtatcaaaaacaattaaaagagaaacaaatattaaataatacacAATGGGAGAAGAAATTATTGAGTAAACTTGGTCAAGTGATTCAACAATTTTCAAAGAATTTCACAGATTCAACTTCGGTTTATTATGATACAAtggataataatttacaacattttgaaaaacaatttaattctATCAATAATCATTCAAGACAACAGGTTGAATCATTgtcaaataatttacaacAATCTTCAACACTTTCTCATCAATTTGAATCAACTGTAAAATCAGTTTTAAATGATCATCATGcaaacaataaaaaagttgacccaaaattaattgaatctatCGAAAAGGCAAAAAAGAGAATCAATCAGTTAACTGACGGTTGTATTGATTTAAGTCAACGTCAACGTCAATGTACAAATCAATTCAATGAGGCTTTCACTGATTTCACATTTGGTATTCAATCACAAAAGGATATTTTAGATCGTGTTATCATAGAGAAGAATCAAGTTCATGAGAttttaccattaattgaaaaatcaaaatcaacctTTAAAGAGAATATAGATACTTTAATTCATAGTTTAGATTCAAGAAAATCAATCATTCAATCATCAACTAATGAATGttcaaatcaattgaattctCTAATCTCTTCAATACCTTCCTATTTAGATTCTGCAATTAAAGTAACTTCAAAATCTGGTGAAACACCCTCAAAGAAACATTTTGATATTCCTTCACCAATCTCaacctcttcttcttcttcttcttcttcttctatTTCTTCAATCCATTCTAATGCAGGTGGTAAAGAAAATAATCATCAatctattaataattcaataaagagtaataattttgatggTTCTAAAAGTATAAATTGCGATAACATGAAAATCGATACACCTCAAAAATCATCTACAATTCCTATCACTccaaaaagtttaaaattaaatttaaatagtacACCAAAGAGTGtttctaaaaatttaaaatcttcacaacaacaacaaccacttaTTGTACCATCTTCTAACCAACTCACTTTATCTGCAAAGAAATTATCTAACAAAGAGTACCAACGactacagcaacaacaacaacaacaacaacaggaacagcaacaacaacaatcagcaaaaaagaaaaagttagCAATAGAGAAACAGTTAATGATAACAACTTCACCTACATTATCTTTAGTAAATGAATCACCATTTTCTTcaccaaaattatcaaaacaaaaGATTTTACAGGACCAAATCCAACCTCCACAACCACCAAGTATACTTTCACAATTAAACTCAacaccaatttcatttttacaaccacaacaaccacaacaacaaccaccatcattttttaataatttaaatggtagTTTTAATCGtggtaataattcaattgatttttcattattagatGATGACAGTGATTCAGATAATTCAGATGATGATGTTCGTAGTCTTCtttcttcaaataaaaagTCATCAAGAGCATCGAAAAACGCCGTAGTGTCTAAAAAAGTTGGATTGACACCATcaagaaaattaaaaggaGTCAACTCAAGTGCTAATCAGTctttaaatgtaaaaaaatcaaaacccATCTTGACATCTTTatctaaaaaacaaaatatttcAACTCCAATCAT